CCGCAGGCGCCCCGGATAGTCCCGCTGCTCCGGCGCGAGGCAGCGTGCGTCGTCAGGGGAGGAGCTGGGCATCCTGCTCCGGCTTGAGCGCCTCGGCGCGCATGGCCAGTAGCTGCCGCCACCAACCGTCGAGCATCGTGTCGAGCCCCATGCGCCCCGCCCCACTGATCGCGTACCGGCCGAAGGCTCCCTCCGCCTCGATGTCCGGAATGTAGTGCTCCCCCAGCAGATCGAGCTTGGAGAAGACCACGCAGAAGGGCTTGTTGGCCAACTCCTCCGAGTACGCCGCAATCTCGTGGCGCAGCTGGTCGAACTCGGCCTGCCAGTCCATGGCATCGATGGGAATCAGGAACGCCAGCAGACGTGTACGCTCGATGTGCCGGAGAAACTGCAACCCGAGGCCCTTGCCTTCGTGCGCGCCTTCGATGATGCCGGGGATGTCGGCCACAACGAAACTGCGGTGGTCGCTCAACGGCACGACCCCGAGATTGGGCGACAGCGTGGTAAAGGGATAGTCAGCGATCTTGGGGCGGGCGGCGGAAATGACCGAAAGCAGTGTGCTCTTGCCGGCGTTCGGCTGCCCAACAAGCCCCACGTCGGCGATGAGCTTGAGCTCGAACTCGAGCCGACGCACCTGCCCCTCCTCCCCTGGCTGCCACTCACGGGGTGACTGGTGCGTCGCGGTGACGAAAAAGGCATTGCCCTTCCCGCCGCGACCTCCCTTGGCCACGAGGAGCGTGTCGCCGTGCTCCATGACCTCGCCAATGAGTTCGCTGCCGTCGGCATCCCGTATCACCGTGCCCGGCGGGACCGGCAGGATCACATCCTCCCCGGAACGCCCCGTACGGTTGGAGCCTTCCCCGTGCTGGCCACGCTCCGCCTTCCACGCATCGCGATAGGTGTAATCGAGGAGCGTGGTGAGGTTGCGGTCGGCGCGCACGATGACGTCACCCCCACGACCGCCATCGCCGCCGTCCGGCCCTCCCATGGGCACGTACTTCTCCCGCCGGAACGAAGTTTGTCCGGAGCCGCCGGTTCCGGCCTCCACCTTTACAAGTACGCGATCGACGAACATGAGACGTCCTGGACTGACGGTATGTGAATCACTTGCCAAGCACGCGTGCCCACAACCCGTGGTACCGGCGCACGTCTTCGGCATCGAGCAGCGGCGACACAACCTGCAGCGCCGCGGTCACCGTTGCCTCCGACGCGCCCGCGTGGAGCGCCCCGTGGAGGTGCGAGTGCAACTGACGATCCTGCCTGGCGATGGCACACGCGGCCACCACGCACAACTCGCGGCGCGCCAGATCGAGCGGCGCGCGCGACAACACTTTCCCGTACCCTTCCTCGACCATCCATCGATCCAGCGCCGGATGCAGATCGTGAATGTTCACCCGCAACCGGTCGTAGAAGCGCCCGTACACGGTCGCGCACGTCGCCTCACCCTGGCGCTGCCGTTCGGAGGAATCATCGATGGCAAACGTATCCCGTTCGGGTGCCGCGACGCCGCTGATGCGACGCCACTCCCGTGCGGCGTTGAGGGCGCGCGGAAAGCCCGCGAACAGGTACGTCTGCAAAATGAGCTCTTCCACCCAGACCGCGCGCACCGTCCCGACTGCCTGCGCGAGTGCGGCGCGAACCTGAGCTTCGCTCCCGCCGGCCAGCACGGCGGCGAGGTACACCAGCGCCGCCGTCTCGTCGTCGAGTGAGTCCAGCATAACCGACTCGTCGGATGGTTGTATCATCGATTTCCTGCCGGGCGGATCATGGCGACGCGGAGCGGGTGCACGGAGACCGGGCGCGTCATGGCGCCATCTCCACCAGATCGCCCACATCGCCGTCGGCCACGCGCACCATCCCCACCACTTCGCCGCGTGTGTTGCGGACGGCGCGCTGCCCGTACTCCCGCACGGCTTCCGGTAGCGAGCTGGGAAGCGCGTCGTAGGCGGCGAGCAGTGCCAGCACGGCGGGGTACTGCGCACGCGGTGCCCCATCTTCGACCTTGAGCGCAAACCCGAGGCCGCGATCGACGATGCCGAAGGTATGCACGCCCTCGGCGCCGATCTTGCAGACCACGTTGCCACCACACGCCTCCATGAGCACCGTGTCGAAACGATCGGTGCCGCCTACCAGAAACGGGTGCGAGGTCATGGCGCTCACGACACGGCGGCTCGCGCCGTCGCCTTCCGCGGCCGCCTGCACGAGACGAGCGTACGACAGTGCCATGTTGGCCAACGGCAGTCCGAACACCGAGACGCCGCATCCATCGACGCCCACATGGAGACGTTCAGGGGCCAGCCCGCACCACTGCGCGACGGCGTGCCG
This genomic stretch from Gemmatimonas sp. harbors:
- the obgE gene encoding GTPase ObgE; this translates as MFVDRVLVKVEAGTGGSGQTSFRREKYVPMGGPDGGDGGRGGDVIVRADRNLTTLLDYTYRDAWKAERGQHGEGSNRTGRSGEDVILPVPPGTVIRDADGSELIGEVMEHGDTLLVAKGGRGGKGNAFFVTATHQSPREWQPGEEGQVRRLEFELKLIADVGLVGQPNAGKSTLLSVISAARPKIADYPFTTLSPNLGVVPLSDHRSFVVADIPGIIEGAHEGKGLGLQFLRHIERTRLLAFLIPIDAMDWQAEFDQLRHEIAAYSEELANKPFCVVFSKLDLLGEHYIPDIEAEGAFGRYAISGAGRMGLDTMLDGWWRQLLAMRAEALKPEQDAQLLP
- a CDS encoding carboxymuconolactone decarboxylase family protein, producing the protein MLDSLDDETAALVYLAAVLAGGSEAQVRAALAQAVGTVRAVWVEELILQTYLFAGFPRALNAAREWRRISGVAAPERDTFAIDDSSERQRQGEATCATVYGRFYDRLRVNIHDLHPALDRWMVEEGYGKVLSRAPLDLARRELCVVAACAIARQDRQLHSHLHGALHAGASEATVTAALQVVSPLLDAEDVRRYHGLWARVLGK